From a single Candidatus Brevundimonas phytovorans genomic region:
- a CDS encoding YifB family Mg chelatase-like AAA ATPase, with protein sequence MVARVVTVAFDGVEARRVDVEVQQVATPAGAFAIVGLPDKAVAESRERVRGAFAGIGLALPPKKVIANLAPADLPKEGSHFDLPIALALLASMGVIAPDALDGWAAVGELGLDGQIAAVGGTLPAAMAAGAMGLGLICPEANGPEAAWAGETAILAPRSLIGLINHFRGTQVLRAPDPGPVTAGGAVPDLREVKGQESAKRALEIAAAGGHNLLFIGPPGSGKSMMAQRLPGLLPPLTPQELLETSMVWSVAGLIQRGALTRDRPFRSPHHSASMAALTGGGLRAKPGEASLAHNGVLFLDELPEYSAQALDSLRQPLETGEIVVARANAHVRYPARFQLVAAMNPCRCGLGGAGRGACGKAPRCQRDYQNRISGPMFDRIDLTVETPPVTAADMALPAPAEGTAEAAVRVATARAQQEERVRAAGFDPEKARDQGVNARASGETLDRFAAPDDAGRALLMRAGEAGGLTARGWTRTLRLARTIADLDGSTGVLRRHVAEALMYRRTTLGAQGDFDRQTAHRGETPAF encoded by the coding sequence ATGGTCGCGCGGGTGGTGACGGTCGCTTTCGACGGGGTCGAGGCGCGACGGGTCGATGTCGAGGTGCAGCAGGTGGCGACGCCTGCCGGGGCCTTCGCCATCGTCGGCCTGCCGGACAAGGCGGTGGCCGAGAGCCGCGAGCGGGTGCGCGGGGCCTTTGCGGGCATCGGTCTGGCCCTGCCGCCCAAGAAGGTCATCGCCAACCTGGCGCCCGCCGACCTGCCCAAGGAAGGCAGCCATTTCGACCTGCCCATCGCCCTGGCCCTGCTGGCCTCGATGGGGGTGATCGCGCCCGACGCCCTCGACGGCTGGGCGGCGGTCGGGGAGCTGGGGCTGGATGGTCAGATCGCGGCGGTGGGCGGCACGCTTCCCGCGGCGATGGCGGCGGGCGCCATGGGGCTGGGCCTGATCTGCCCTGAGGCCAATGGCCCCGAAGCCGCCTGGGCAGGGGAAACGGCCATCCTGGCGCCGCGCTCCCTGATCGGGCTGATCAATCACTTCCGGGGCACGCAGGTGCTGCGCGCGCCTGACCCCGGCCCGGTGACGGCGGGCGGCGCGGTCCCCGACCTGCGCGAGGTCAAGGGTCAGGAGAGCGCCAAGCGGGCGCTGGAGATCGCGGCGGCGGGCGGCCACAATCTGCTGTTCATCGGTCCGCCCGGTTCGGGCAAGTCGATGATGGCCCAGCGCCTGCCGGGCCTCCTGCCGCCGCTGACGCCGCAGGAACTGCTGGAGACCTCCATGGTCTGGTCGGTGGCCGGTCTGATCCAGCGCGGCGCCCTGACCCGCGACCGGCCCTTCCGCTCGCCGCATCATTCGGCGTCGATGGCCGCCCTGACCGGCGGGGGCCTGCGGGCCAAGCCGGGCGAGGCGTCCCTGGCCCACAACGGCGTCTTGTTTCTCGACGAACTGCCCGAATACTCGGCCCAGGCGCTCGACAGCCTGCGTCAGCCGCTGGAGACGGGCGAGATCGTGGTGGCGCGGGCCAACGCCCATGTCCGCTATCCGGCGCGGTTCCAGCTGGTGGCGGCGATGAACCCCTGCCGCTGCGGTCTGGGCGGGGCAGGACGCGGCGCCTGCGGCAAGGCTCCGAGGTGCCAGCGCGACTATCAGAACCGCATCTCCGGCCCGATGTTCGACCGCATCGACCTGACGGTGGAGACCCCGCCCGTCACCGCCGCCGACATGGCCCTGCCGGCCCCCGCCGAGGGCACAGCCGAGGCCGCCGTCCGCGTGGCGACGGCCCGCGCCCAGCAGGAAGAGCGCGTCCGCGCAGCGGGCTTCGATCCCGAAAAGGCGCGCGATCAGGGCGTCAACGCCCGCGCCTCGGGCGAGACCCTGGACCGCTTCGCCGCCCCCGACGACGCGGGCCGAGCCTTGCTGATGCGGGCGGGCGAGGCTGGAGGGCTGACGGCGCGCGGCTGGACGCGGACGCTCAGGCTGGCGCGCACCATCGCCGATCTGGACGGCTCGACCGGGGTGTTACGCCGCCACGTGGCCGAGGCCCTGATGTATCGCCGCACGACCCTCGGCGCCCAGGGCGATTTCGACCGCCAGACGGCGCATCGCGGCGAGACGCCCGCCTTCTGA
- the ccmB gene encoding heme exporter protein CcmB — MRAVRVLFGRELSLAWGGGGGPLLACGFMLCLTAILPLAAGGDPRVLAPAASGASWMALALASLLSLERLFERDLEDGALDLLALGPLPLEATVAIKAVTQWLATGLPLALAAPVAALALGQPVHLIGLTALAAAIGGLGFAFTGALGAALALGARRGGLLIAVVVLPLFIPPVVFGSGALTRAADGGDPLSALALLSAYVLFAMVIAPLAGAAAIRNAQG, encoded by the coding sequence ATGAGGGCCGTTCGGGTCCTGTTCGGCCGCGAGCTGTCGCTGGCCTGGGGCGGCGGCGGCGGGCCTCTGCTGGCCTGCGGCTTCATGCTGTGCCTGACGGCCATCCTGCCGCTGGCGGCGGGCGGTGATCCGCGCGTCCTGGCCCCGGCGGCCTCGGGGGCCAGCTGGATGGCCCTGGCCCTGGCGTCGCTGCTGTCGCTGGAGCGGCTGTTCGAGCGCGACCTGGAAGACGGCGCCCTGGACCTGCTGGCGCTCGGCCCCCTGCCGCTGGAGGCGACGGTGGCGATCAAGGCTGTGACGCAATGGCTGGCCACGGGCCTGCCGCTGGCGCTCGCCGCCCCGGTCGCGGCCCTGGCCCTGGGCCAGCCGGTTCATCTGATCGGTCTGACGGCGCTGGCGGCGGCCATCGGCGGGCTGGGCTTCGCCTTCACCGGGGCGCTGGGGGCCGCTCTGGCGCTCGGGGCCAGGCGCGGCGGGCTGCTGATCGCCGTGGTGGTTTTGCCCCTGTTCATTCCGCCGGTGGTGTTCGGCTCGGGCGCCCTGACGCGAGCGGCGGACGGCGGCGATCCGCTGTCGGCCCTGGCCCTTCTGAGCGCCTATGTCCTGTTCGCCATGGTCATCGCGCCGCTGGCCGGGGCGGCGGCGATCCGCAACGCCCAGGGCTAA
- the rsmI gene encoding 16S rRNA (cytidine(1402)-2'-O)-methyltransferase encodes MSDASLFPPTAPPARSVGPGLYLVATPIGNLRDMTLRALDVLAAADLVLAEDTRVTAKLLTAYGLRAKLERCDDHASARAAEIAVERLKAGEVVALVSDAGTPLVSDPGYVVARAAIAEGLPVHPIPGASSLLAALCLAGQPADRVLFAGFLPPKSGARKTMLEELRTGRQTLVFFESGPRLKDSLTDMAEVLGDRPAAVTRELTKLYEEAVRGTLAELAADPRCDAPKGEIVVVIGPGEAEVASAADADAALAEAMTRLPPGEAAAEVSKALNLPRKPLYKRALEMQGR; translated from the coding sequence ATGTCAGACGCCTCCCTCTTCCCGCCGACCGCCCCGCCCGCGCGCTCCGTCGGGCCCGGCCTCTATCTGGTGGCCACGCCCATCGGCAACTTGCGCGACATGACGCTGCGGGCGCTGGACGTCCTGGCCGCCGCCGACCTGGTTCTGGCCGAAGACACCCGCGTCACCGCCAAGCTGCTGACCGCCTATGGCCTGCGCGCCAAGCTGGAACGCTGCGACGACCATGCCTCGGCCCGCGCCGCCGAGATCGCCGTCGAGCGGCTGAAGGCGGGCGAGGTCGTGGCCCTGGTGTCCGACGCGGGCACGCCCCTGGTGTCGGATCCGGGCTATGTCGTGGCCCGCGCGGCCATCGCCGAGGGCCTGCCGGTCCATCCCATCCCCGGCGCCTCCAGCCTGTTGGCCGCCCTGTGTTTGGCCGGTCAGCCCGCTGATCGGGTGCTGTTCGCCGGCTTCCTGCCGCCCAAGTCGGGGGCGCGAAAGACCATGCTGGAGGAACTGCGCACCGGGCGTCAGACCCTGGTCTTTTTCGAAAGCGGCCCGCGCCTGAAGGACAGCCTGACCGACATGGCCGAGGTGCTGGGCGACCGTCCCGCCGCCGTGACCCGCGAACTGACCAAGCTCTATGAGGAGGCGGTGCGCGGCACCCTGGCCGAACTGGCCGCCGACCCGCGCTGCGACGCGCCCAAGGGCGAGATCGTCGTCGTCATCGGCCCCGGCGAGGCCGAGGTGGCCAGCGCCGCCGACGCCGACGCGGCCCTGGCCGAGGCCATGACCCGCCTGCCGCCGGGTGAGGCCGCCGCCGAGGTGTCCAAGGCGCTGAACCTGCCCAGAAAGCCGCTCTACAAGCGGGCGCTGGAAATGCAGGGCCGGTGA
- a CDS encoding response regulator produces MGQARRTHASTEIAAAASSDGPEQQFLRLMSHEMRTPLNGVIGMLGLLSRTKLDGAQRAYAEAAQKSAEHLLGLVNDLLDFARLEAGALEFDASPVDLEGLTRGVAELLSPKAHDKGLEIVWSVAADAPDVIADEGRLRQVLFNLAGNAVKFTDRGGVRLTVERAGGTAARPRLAFVVDDTGPGVPEDARGRIFDEFGHADASDAARFDGAGLGLAVVRRLAQAMGGTVAVSDRPDGPGARFRFEAPFPVATTAPRARPLDGVVVAVRTPDPFVRQAAAAQIEASGGRVARQAGITLIDHAMAEDGALMVKPSQGEAIILLKPSERDLIDRYRTAGFHGYLIKPLRRASLAERVLAAAGRRKGLTVAIGRAQEDDRVTPVAFKGLRVLLVEDNPVGALLARTLLRREGCVVQTAADGHEALLTLKEARFDLIFMDMRMPRMDGPAAVRALRARGERTPIVALTANAFAEDRIACLEAGMNDHLTKPLEADALRAALTRWTNVGNRAKVGAQ; encoded by the coding sequence ATGGGACAGGCACGCAGAACGCACGCATCGACCGAGATCGCCGCCGCCGCATCGTCGGACGGGCCGGAACAGCAGTTCCTGCGGCTGATGAGCCATGAGATGCGCACGCCCCTGAACGGGGTGATCGGCATGCTGGGCCTTTTGTCGCGGACCAAGCTGGACGGGGCCCAGCGCGCCTATGCCGAGGCGGCGCAGAAGTCGGCGGAACACCTGCTGGGTCTGGTCAACGACCTCCTGGACTTCGCCCGGTTGGAAGCCGGAGCGCTGGAGTTCGACGCCTCGCCCGTCGATCTGGAAGGCCTGACGCGCGGCGTGGCCGAATTGCTCAGCCCCAAGGCCCACGACAAGGGGCTGGAGATCGTCTGGTCCGTCGCCGCCGACGCGCCCGACGTCATCGCCGACGAGGGCCGTCTGCGTCAGGTCCTGTTCAATCTGGCCGGCAACGCCGTGAAATTCACTGACCGGGGCGGGGTGCGCCTGACGGTCGAGCGCGCGGGCGGAACCGCCGCGCGCCCCCGCCTGGCCTTTGTTGTCGACGACACCGGCCCCGGGGTGCCGGAGGACGCCCGCGGCCGCATCTTCGATGAGTTCGGTCACGCCGACGCCTCCGACGCCGCGCGGTTCGACGGCGCAGGTCTGGGCCTGGCCGTGGTCCGACGTCTGGCCCAGGCCATGGGCGGCACGGTCGCCGTGAGCGATAGGCCTGACGGGCCCGGCGCCCGTTTCCGCTTCGAAGCCCCCTTCCCCGTCGCCACGACCGCGCCACGCGCCCGTCCGCTGGACGGCGTGGTGGTGGCGGTGCGCACGCCCGACCCCTTCGTGCGCCAGGCGGCCGCGGCCCAGATCGAGGCCTCGGGTGGCCGCGTCGCGCGTCAGGCGGGCATCACCCTGATCGACCACGCCATGGCCGAGGACGGCGCCCTGATGGTCAAGCCGTCGCAGGGCGAGGCCATCATCCTGCTCAAGCCCAGCGAGCGCGACCTGATCGACCGCTACCGGACGGCGGGCTTCCACGGCTATCTGATCAAGCCGCTGCGCCGCGCCTCCCTGGCCGAGCGGGTGCTGGCCGCGGCCGGCCGCCGCAAGGGGCTGACGGTCGCCATCGGCCGGGCGCAGGAGGACGACCGCGTCACGCCCGTGGCCTTCAAGGGGCTGCGCGTCCTGCTGGTCGAGGACAATCCGGTCGGCGCCCTGCTGGCCAGGACCCTGCTGCGCCGTGAGGGTTGCGTGGTCCAGACCGCCGCCGACGGCCATGAGGCCCTGCTGACGCTGAAGGAGGCCCGCTTCGACCTGATCTTCATGGATATGCGGATGCCGCGCATGGACGGTCCCGCCGCGGTGCGCGCCTTGCGGGCGCGCGGCGAGCGCACCCCCATCGTGGCCCTGACCGCCAACGCCTTCGCCGAGGACCGCATCGCCTGTCTGGAGGCGGGGATGAACGACCATCTGACCAAGCCGCTGGAGGCCGACGCCCTGCGCGCCGCCCTGACCCGCTGGACGAACGTCGGCAACCGCGCCAAGGTCGGCGCTCAGTAA
- a CDS encoding transglutaminase family protein has translation MTRDDAEIILAQAGTAEDDGFPLLECAIACAIHDYPFRDPEPVRLLADQAAQRVKERAANEGPDDALAETMASDLRLNGDLLNYDHPGNTDVIDVAERRRGLSAALVVFYLDAARRAGLKAAAVDFPGHVLLRVETPEGPVALDPFSQGRLVLPSELTRRALLAGLTPHVADRLDLLMAPVSDRKALIRLQNVLFARALMIEDYEGAERSALRRALLDPEDHRPWLDVAAAREKQGALTGALDALSRARAVDGPADAHRASMDRVRMRLN, from the coding sequence GTGACGCGCGACGACGCCGAGATCATTCTGGCCCAGGCGGGAACCGCCGAGGACGACGGCTTTCCGCTGCTCGAATGCGCCATCGCCTGCGCCATCCACGACTATCCCTTCCGCGACCCCGAGCCGGTCCGTCTGCTGGCCGATCAGGCCGCCCAGAGGGTCAAGGAACGCGCCGCCAACGAAGGCCCCGACGACGCCCTGGCCGAGACCATGGCCTCGGACCTGCGGCTGAACGGCGACCTGCTGAACTACGACCATCCCGGCAATACCGACGTCATCGATGTGGCCGAGCGGCGGCGCGGCCTGTCGGCGGCCCTGGTGGTCTTCTATCTCGACGCGGCGCGCCGGGCGGGGCTGAAGGCGGCGGCGGTGGACTTTCCCGGACACGTCCTGCTGCGGGTCGAGACGCCAGAGGGGCCGGTGGCGCTGGACCCCTTCAGCCAGGGCCGTCTGGTCCTGCCCAGCGAGCTGACGCGGCGCGCCCTGCTGGCCGGGCTGACCCCGCACGTCGCCGACCGTCTGGACCTGCTGATGGCCCCGGTCAGCGATCGCAAGGCCCTGATCCGGTTGCAGAACGTCCTGTTTGCCCGCGCTCTGATGATCGAGGACTATGAAGGCGCCGAGCGTTCGGCCCTGCGCCGCGCCCTGCTGGACCCCGAGGATCACCGCCCCTGGCTCGATGTCGCCGCCGCGCGCGAGAAGCAGGGGGCCCTGACCGGGGCGCTGGACGCCCTGTCGCGCGCCCGCGCCGTCGATGGTCCCGCCGACGCCCATCGCGCCAGCATGGACCGGGTGCGGATGCGCCTGAACTGA
- a CDS encoding DUF2975 domain-containing protein: MRLPKLPSIGISAPRLTGANLRTPNLKTLGPGSVSSLLKIALDVAYVLLALITGVLLLLWIASIFIPLDNLNVTVTDGDNGRQIPLTRPLLLFGVGAMTAYFGGFLMILRGLRKIFRTLTLGDPFQPDNVRRLRQIGLILAVVTGGVWLAQGLVAARLAPGVMEPQGVSDLLTPVFSILVVFVLAEVFREGARLRRESELTI; the protein is encoded by the coding sequence ATGCGCCTCCCGAAACTGCCTTCCATCGGGATAAGTGCGCCGCGCCTGACGGGCGCCAACCTCAGGACCCCCAATCTCAAGACCCTGGGTCCCGGGTCCGTCTCCAGCCTGCTGAAGATCGCCCTGGACGTCGCCTATGTCCTGCTGGCTCTGATCACCGGCGTGCTGCTGCTGCTCTGGATCGCCTCCATCTTCATTCCGCTCGATAATCTGAACGTCACCGTCACGGACGGCGACAACGGCCGCCAGATTCCGCTGACCCGTCCTCTGCTGCTGTTCGGCGTCGGGGCCATGACCGCCTATTTCGGCGGCTTCCTGATGATCCTGCGCGGCCTGCGAAAGATTTTCCGCACCCTGACCCTGGGCGATCCCTTCCAGCCGGACAATGTGCGCCGGCTGCGCCAGATCGGCCTGATCCTGGCCGTCGTCACCGGCGGAGTGTGGCTTGCGCAAGGCCTGGTCGCCGCCCGCCTGGCCCCCGGCGTCATGGAGCCGCAAGGCGTCAGCGACCTGCTCACCCCCGTCTTCTCCATCCTCGTCGTCTTCGTTCTGGCGGAGGTCTTCCGCGAAGGCGCGCGCCTGCGCCGCGAATCCGAACTGACGATCTGA
- a CDS encoding Smr/MutS family protein produces the protein MTGTVTPPARRKAARVTPGAVLPDPAAAPLPASASAKPARGVAGKKRNTPDQTPTFEALGLIAPTAPAPSRARPTPEELEPRRQRRLSRERDPIEARIDLHGFGRFEAEDQLRGFLMGCQARGLRSVLVITGQGRRGGGVIRSSVHDWLTGPHLRGVVSGFAFAHRRHGGDGALYVTLKPRS, from the coding sequence GTGACCGGCACGGTGACGCCGCCCGCGCGCCGCAAGGCGGCCCGCGTCACCCCCGGCGCCGTCCTGCCCGATCCTGCAGCCGCGCCTCTACCGGCCTCGGCGTCGGCCAAGCCCGCGCGCGGCGTCGCGGGCAAGAAGCGCAACACCCCCGATCAGACGCCGACGTTTGAGGCGCTCGGCCTCATCGCCCCGACTGCGCCCGCCCCCAGCCGCGCCCGGCCCACGCCCGAAGAACTGGAGCCGCGCCGCCAGCGCCGCCTGTCGCGCGAACGCGATCCCATCGAGGCCCGGATCGACCTGCACGGCTTCGGTCGCTTCGAGGCCGAAGATCAGCTGCGCGGCTTCCTGATGGGTTGTCAGGCGCGGGGCCTGCGCTCGGTTCTGGTCATCACAGGTCAGGGACGGCGCGGCGGCGGCGTCATCCGCAGCTCCGTGCACGACTGGCTAACCGGCCCGCATCTGCGCGGCGTGGTGTCCGGCTTCGCCTTCGCCCACCGGCGTCACGGCGGCGACGGCGCCCTCTACGTCACGCTGAAGCCGCGTAGCTAA
- a CDS encoding helix-turn-helix transcriptional regulator, producing MAIRVQLDRILAERRMSLTELADRVGVTVANLSILKTGKARAVRFSTLDALCRELDCQPGDLLAHEPGPGSDMGDAFDGED from the coding sequence ATGGCCATCCGCGTCCAACTCGACCGAATCCTTGCCGAACGGCGTATGTCGCTGACGGAGCTTGCCGATCGCGTCGGCGTGACGGTCGCCAACCTGTCGATCCTCAAGACCGGCAAGGCGCGCGCCGTGCGCTTCTCGACGCTGGACGCCCTGTGCCGCGAGCTGGACTGCCAGCCGGGCGACCTGCTGGCGCATGAGCCGGGGCCAGGATCCGACATGGGAGACGCCTTCGACGGCGAGGACTGA
- the hemW gene encoding radical SAM family heme chaperone HemW → MNDSLALYVHWPYCARICPYCDFNVVRDRGRVEEQAGLVQAILTDMEAQSLLVGPRRLASIFFGGGTPSLMPPEAVAAVIARARALFPPAGEIEITLEANPTDAEAGRYAALAEAGINRLSMGVQSFDDAALTFLGRDHSAAEARRAVQTAGRVFPRLSIDLIYARPGQSVADWTAELTTALDLGFEHISPYQLTIEPTTAFGRAFARGTLTPPDEDLAASLYEATQSVLEGAGFEAYEVSNHARDVAARSSHNLHVWRGGDYLGLGPGAHGRLTLNGERTAVVAHRRIADYVAGVADGAPWAERETLDAPGAAEERVLLGLRTVEGVPLTLLHTLGLSETTGPLADLIVDGFLTLSEGRVAATATGRPVLDAVLRTLLT, encoded by the coding sequence TTGAACGACTCTCTCGCCCTCTACGTCCACTGGCCCTACTGCGCCCGCATCTGCCCCTATTGCGACTTCAACGTCGTGCGCGACCGGGGCCGGGTCGAGGAACAGGCCGGACTGGTCCAGGCCATCCTGACGGACATGGAGGCGCAAAGTCTGCTCGTCGGCCCGCGCCGTCTGGCCTCGATCTTCTTCGGCGGCGGCACCCCGTCCCTGATGCCGCCCGAGGCCGTGGCCGCTGTGATCGCGCGGGCCAGGGCCCTGTTCCCGCCGGCCGGGGAAATCGAGATCACGCTGGAGGCCAACCCCACCGACGCCGAGGCGGGCCGCTACGCCGCCCTGGCCGAGGCCGGGATCAACCGCCTGTCCATGGGGGTGCAGTCGTTCGACGACGCCGCCCTGACCTTCCTCGGTCGCGACCATTCGGCGGCGGAGGCGCGGCGCGCGGTTCAGACGGCGGGCAGGGTCTTTCCGCGACTGTCCATCGACCTGATCTACGCCCGGCCGGGGCAATCCGTGGCCGACTGGACGGCGGAGCTGACCACGGCGCTGGATCTCGGCTTTGAACACATCTCGCCCTATCAACTGACCATAGAGCCGACGACGGCCTTTGGCCGGGCCTTCGCGCGCGGAACCCTGACCCCGCCCGACGAGGATCTGGCGGCGTCCCTCTACGAGGCCACGCAAAGCGTGCTCGAGGGCGCGGGGTTCGAGGCCTATGAGGTGTCCAACCACGCCCGCGACGTCGCGGCGCGGTCCAGCCACAACCTGCACGTCTGGCGCGGCGGCGACTATCTGGGCCTCGGACCCGGCGCCCACGGACGGCTGACCCTGAACGGCGAGCGTACCGCTGTCGTCGCCCATCGCCGCATCGCCGACTATGTCGCGGGCGTCGCGGACGGCGCCCCCTGGGCCGAACGCGAGACGCTGGATGCGCCGGGCGCAGCCGAGGAACGGGTCCTGCTGGGCCTGCGCACCGTCGAGGGCGTGCCGCTGACGCTGCTGCACACTCTGGGCCTGTCGGAGACGACCGGGCCGCTGGCCGACCTGATCGTCGACGGCTTCCTCACCTTGAGCGAGGGCCGGGTGGCCGCCACGGCCACCGGTCGCCCTGTGCTGGACGCGGTGCTGCGGACCCTGCTGACCTAG
- the gshB gene encoding glutathione synthase, producing MLKVAIQMDPLEAVNVESDTTFLMALSGQARGHKLWIYDFRSLALDEGRLFCRARPVTVNTVQGEHADFGPEVVLDLAEDVDVILMRQDPPFDMAYVTATYLLERVHPRTLVVNNPAEVRSAPEKLIATLFPGLQPPTLVSSDPVALVDFHQRHGDVVLKPLHGAAGSGVVRLKGDDPNLEALIEIHAAGSRDPLVIQKFIPAVSKGDKRIILIDGAPVGAINRIPAKDQVRSNLRVGGTAAPVELTPRDLEICAAIGPYLKERGLVFVGIDVIGDYLTEINVTSPTGAQQMLKFNGVDATALMWDVIERKKAEAA from the coding sequence ATGCTGAAAGTCGCCATCCAGATGGACCCGCTCGAGGCGGTGAACGTCGAGTCCGACACCACCTTCCTGATGGCCCTGTCCGGTCAGGCGCGCGGCCACAAGCTGTGGATCTACGACTTCCGCTCCCTGGCCCTGGACGAAGGCCGCCTGTTCTGCCGGGCGCGCCCGGTGACGGTGAACACGGTCCAGGGCGAGCACGCCGACTTCGGCCCCGAGGTGGTCCTTGATCTGGCCGAGGACGTCGACGTCATCCTGATGCGTCAGGACCCGCCCTTCGACATGGCCTATGTCACCGCCACCTATCTGCTGGAGCGGGTGCATCCCAGGACCCTGGTGGTCAACAACCCGGCCGAGGTGCGCTCGGCGCCCGAGAAATTGATCGCCACCCTCTTCCCGGGCCTGCAGCCGCCGACCCTGGTGTCGTCGGACCCGGTGGCCCTGGTCGACTTCCATCAGCGTCACGGCGATGTGGTGCTGAAGCCCCTGCACGGCGCCGCCGGTTCGGGCGTGGTGCGCTTGAAGGGCGACGATCCCAATCTGGAAGCCCTGATCGAGATCCACGCCGCCGGGTCGCGCGACCCGCTGGTGATCCAGAAGTTCATTCCGGCGGTGTCCAAGGGCGACAAGCGCATCATCCTGATCGACGGCGCGCCGGTCGGGGCCATCAACCGCATCCCGGCCAAGGATCAGGTGCGCTCCAACCTGCGCGTCGGCGGCACGGCGGCGCCGGTCGAGCTGACCCCGCGCGATCTGGAAATCTGCGCCGCCATCGGCCCCTACCTGAAGGAGCGCGGCCTGGTCTTCGTCGGCATCGACGTGATCGGCGACTATCTGACCGAGATCAACGTCACCTCGCCCACCGGGGCCCAGCAGATGCTGAAGTTCAACGGCGTCGATGCGACGGCCCTGATGTGGGACGTGATCGAGCGCAAGAAGGCCGAGGCGGCCTAG
- the rdgB gene encoding RdgB/HAM1 family non-canonical purine NTP pyrophosphatase — MNLKLIKGMRLVAATHNPGKAREIEALLDGNYRIVTAGSLNLPEPDETESTFVGNAMLKARHAAEASGEVSLADDSGLSVAALDGAPGIFSARWAGPGKDFALAMKKVEVRLEEVGSTDRRAWFTSALAVAWPDGPCVVVEGRIDGDLVFPPRGDRGFGYDPIFRPEGSDLTFGEMDPVEKDAISHRARAFARLKAALID; from the coding sequence ATGAATCTCAAGCTGATCAAGGGGATGCGGCTGGTGGCCGCGACCCACAATCCGGGCAAGGCGCGCGAGATCGAAGCGCTGCTGGATGGAAATTACAGGATCGTCACGGCCGGCAGCCTCAACCTGCCCGAACCGGACGAGACCGAGAGCACCTTCGTCGGCAACGCCATGCTGAAGGCGCGCCATGCGGCCGAGGCCTCGGGCGAGGTCTCGCTGGCCGACGACTCCGGTCTGTCGGTCGCCGCCCTCGACGGGGCGCCGGGCATCTTCTCGGCGCGCTGGGCCGGGCCGGGCAAGGACTTCGCCCTGGCCATGAAGAAGGTCGAGGTGCGGCTGGAAGAAGTCGGGTCGACCGACCGCCGCGCCTGGTTCACCTCGGCCCTCGCCGTGGCCTGGCCCGACGGTCCCTGCGTGGTGGTCGAGGGCCGCATCGACGGCGACCTGGTCTTCCCGCCGCGCGGCGACCGGGGCTTCGGCTACGACCCCATCTTCCGCCCCGAGGGCTCGGACCTGACGTTCGGCGAGATGGACCCGGTGGAGAAGGACGCGATCAGTCACCGGGCCCGCGCCTTCGCCCGGCTCAAGGCGGCGCTGATTGACTAA
- a CDS encoding YraN family protein has product MKPRLRPPSSPRPPKSGWRQALGGRSHREGHAAEWIAALWLMLKGYQILAFRLKGRGGEIDILARRGRTLAVVEVKRRRTIEAAILALGPEQHGRLVVAGVAVARSRPSLQGLNLRIDMVALAPGRFPRHLRGVTTTGTDIA; this is encoded by the coding sequence GTGAAGCCCCGCCTGCGGCCGCCCTCGTCGCCGCGTCCGCCCAAATCGGGCTGGCGTCAGGCGCTGGGAGGACGGTCGCACCGCGAGGGCCACGCCGCCGAATGGATCGCCGCCCTATGGCTGATGCTCAAGGGCTATCAGATCCTGGCCTTTCGCCTGAAGGGGCGCGGCGGCGAGATCGACATCCTGGCCCGGCGGGGCCGCACCCTGGCGGTGGTCGAAGTCAAACGGCGACGCACCATCGAGGCGGCGATCCTGGCCCTGGGGCCCGAACAGCACGGGCGTCTGGTCGTCGCCGGGGTGGCCGTGGCCCGCAGCCGACCCTCCTTGCAGGGGCTGAACCTGCGGATTGATATGGTGGCGCTGGCCCCTGGACGATTTCCGCGTCATCTTCGCGGGGTGACGACCACAGGAACGGACATCGCGTGA